In Drosophila innubila isolate TH190305 chromosome 2R unlocalized genomic scaffold, UK_Dinn_1.0 1_C_2R, whole genome shotgun sequence, the following are encoded in one genomic region:
- the LOC117783760 gene encoding A disintegrin and metalloproteinase with thrombospondin motifs 16, with the protein MSASTSESAANQRQLQSQWASPSQRYLHQQRQRLCLIVLAALILDATVAAALIVDGDGDASVNVNANAVHIELRRRRSVNWNGIELDENALLEHLASHERALIFGTAKVPEFKLVHLARSSAQQEQERKRDRRSAEQGTVEAELQLQLQQPQQLIDDAFIFIRRTANNTQFVEHSPQLLQRLERCFYRSPLAALDLCDEHSVRGVFQQNASNFVIQPLPARFGPATHVLYQARLDNDNNTSNNNETTPLDSQLQFEPDAAEFNEPKHPQQQQQHESRQESHQRQHLHRKLQSQLRLRYHPRHHHHHQQHHHVNHQQHHHGNGIPSGQRRRRHINGGAAGGMPHRQSHSVPHELHIETAIFVDSDLYRHMEKNFPKDTESHLTRFVLAMFNGVQLLYHHPTLGRRINFVLKRLEIFHKDPPELRRSSDIDTYLSNFCLWQKSLNPPSDADTLHYDHAVILTGLDLYVIGKNGKVISQVVGLAPVAGMCTQTSSCTINEGKHFESVFVVAHEIGHNLGMRHDTNDNSCDPSLHIMSPTLGSGKITWSKCSRTYLEEFLSLGQADCLFDRGQFKAHLDHSAEGLLPGERFDANQQCMLKYGQSSVRANSQTKLEICHDLHCQRERYTWTSHPALEGTECGDSMWCRGGYCVIRPTQETALSSLKQLSGIVKPSYEKNSASFAESSKMGQFLHEYKSSTWSDWGEASECDSGCLYGPSHRLREGSTGLRTYSRSCLNYRPRCMGRDRKFETCIAKQCYSVPVQTIGEFATQVCKQARKSDNELTGEGQQLSGSIEDSCKVFCRTRNNGTKSRRWTFPDGTVCRAKHHGQDDIAYCIAGRCEPFSCDNATSNFFKMDNTFCAHRVQPRPQRDSNELESKQHASYHNNVSYKRYADRLQNEVAVRSFHGQDNHISPQQPYKRKVISSNEYKYNYNYQDSYDKSPSPPPSASLVVKSDVEPEWQIISGCHSNCMTESMGVQVISSRRTQERNVQLCTHKVKPCESLQTAAEYAEQTCARYKQKVRGLSGRGSQISASVEEPDRSCRVGCQDEFIKYRYYLVNGRNGHFPIGTRCSQVDRRYCLYGKCLEFGADNILRQQSHISLALLRSKRDVQRQKRSYLYYDPVNITETITRDFLNKIVSSIIDFERQHLDFAADHIELSNPIHVSTDELSNN; encoded by the exons ATCTTTGGCACAGCGAAAG TGCCCGAATTCAAATTGGTTCATTTGGCGCGAAGCAGCGcacagcaggagcaggagagGAAGAGGGATCGTCGCAGTGCGGAGCAAG GCACTGTGGAGGCagagttgcaattgcaactgcaacagccgcagcagctAATCGACGATGCCTTCATCTTCATTCGACGCACTGCAAATAACACGCAATTTGTGGAGCATTCACCGCAGTTGTTGCAACGCCTCGAGCGCTGCTTCTACCGAAGTCCATTAGCGGCCCTCGATTTGTGCGATGAGCACAGTGTG CGAGGTGTGTTCCAACAGAATGCGAGTAACTTTGTAATTCAGCCGTTGCCAGCGCGTTTTGGCCCAGCAACTCATGTGCTCTATCAGGCGCGTTTAGATAACGATAacaacacaagcaacaacaacgaaacgACACCGTTAGACAGTCAGCTGCAGTTTGAGCCCGATGCGGCGGAATTCAACGAACCGAAgcatccacaacaacagcaacaacatgaaagTCGTCAAGAGTCTCATCAACGCCAACATCTGCATCGAAAATTGCAATCACAGCTGCGACTACGCTATCATCcgcgtcatcatcatcatcatcaacaacatcatcatgttaatcatcaacaacatcatcatggCAATGGCATTCCCAGCGGACAACGTAGGCGTCGTCATATTaatggtggtgctgctggtggCATGCCACATCGTCAGTCGCACTCCGTGCCACATGAGCTGCACATTGAAACGGCCATCTTTGTGGACAGCGATCTGTATCGTCATATGGAAAAGAATTTTCCCAAGGATACGGAAAGTCATCTTACACGTTTCGTTCTGGCCATGTTCAATGGCGTCCAATTGCTCTATCATCATCCCACACTGGGCAGACGCATCAATTTTGTGCTCAAACGTTTGGAAATCTTTCACAAGGATCCGCCAGAGCTGCGTCGCTCCAGTGACATTGATACCTATTTAAGTAACTTTTGCTTGTGGCAAAAGAGTTTGAATCCACCATCGGATGCGGATACACTGCACTATGATCATGCTGTCATCCTCACAGGATTGGATCTCTATGTGATTGGCAAGAATGGCAAGGTTATTAGCCAGGTTGTCGGTCTGGCGCCAGTTGCGGGCATGTGCACGCAGACCTCCTCCTGCACCATTAACGAGGGCAAACACTTCGAGAGCGTCTTTGTGGTCGCACATGAGATTGGACACAA TTTGGGCATGCGACATGATACGAATGACAACAGTTGCGATCCCAGTTTGCACATAATGTCCCCAACTTTGGGAAGTGGAAAAATCACGTGGTCGAAATGCTCCCGAACCTACTTGGAGGAGTTTCTGTC TTTGGGTCAGGCGGATTGTCTCTTTGATCGTGGACAGTTCAAGGCGCATTTGGATCACTCGGCGGAGGGATTGTTACCTGGAGAACGCTTCGATGCCAATCAGCAGTGTATGCTGAAATATGGACAGAGTTCGGTGCGTGCAAATAGTCAAACCAAGTTGGAGATTTGTCACGATTTGCACTGTCAGCGGGAGAGATACACTTGGACATCGCATCCAGCACTGGAGGGCACTGAATGTGGCGACAGCATG TGGTGTCGTGGTGGTTACTGCGTCATACGACCCACTCAGGAGACGGCGCTGAGTTCGCTGAAGCAGCTAAGTGGCATTGTCAAGCCGAGTTATGAGAAGAACAGCGCCAGCTTTGCCGAGTCCAGTAAAATGGGTCAATTCCTGCATGAATATAAGAGCAGCACTTGGAGCGATTGGGGTGAGGCCAGTGAATGTGATTCCGGCTGTTTGTACGGCCCCTCGCATCGCTTGAGGGAAGGCAGCACCGGACTTCGCACCTACAGCCGAAGTTGCCTCAATTATCGTCCGAGATGCATGGGAAGAGATCGCAAGTTTGAAACCTGCATTGCCAAACAATGCTACAGTGTGCCTGTCCAGACAATCGGAGAATTTGCCACTCAAGTGTGCAAGCAGGCAAGGAAGTCCGACAACGAATTGACCGGCGAGGGTCAGCAACTAAGTGGATCCATTG AGGATTCCTGCAAGGTTTTCTGCCGCACAAGAAACAATGGCACCAAATCTCGTCGCTGGACTTTTCCGGACGGCACCGTTTGTCGGGCCAAGCATCACGGCCAGGATGACATTGCCTACTGCATTGCGGGACGTTGTGAGCCCTTTTCCTGCGACAATGCCAccagtaatttttttaaaatggacAATACCTTCTGTGCACATCGGGTTCAGCCACGTCCTCAGCGCGATTCCAACGAGCTGGAGAGCAAACAACATGCCAGCTATCACAATAATGTCAGCTACAAGCGCTATGCAGATCGATTGCAGAATG AGGTGGCTGTGCGCAGTTTTCATGGCCAGGACAATCATATAAGTCCACAGCAACCGTATAAGCGAAAAGTAATTTCCTCCAACGAGTAtaaatacaactacaactatcAGGATTCATATGACAAGTCACCATCTCCCCCTCCATCCGCCTCGTTGGTCGTCAAGTCGGATGTCGAGCCGGAATGGCAGATAATATCCGGTTGTCACTCCAATTGCATGACCGAATCAATGGGTGTCCAGGTGATCAGTTCACGTCGCACTCAGGAACGCAATGTCCAGTTGTGCACCCACAAAGTGAAGCCCTGCGAGAGTTTGCAAACTGCAGCGGAATATGCGGAGCAAACGTGTGCCAGATATAAGCAAAAGGTGCGTGGTTTATCCGGTCGAGGATCACAGATCTCGGCCAGCGTCGAGGAGCCGGATCGAAGTTGTCGCGTTGGCTGTCAGGATGAGTTTATCAAGTATCGTTATTATTTGGTAAATGGAAGAAATGGACATTTTCCCATTGGCACACGCTGCTCTCAGGTGGACAGACGCTATTGTCTGTATGGCAAGTGTCTAGAATTTGGTGCGGATAATATACTGAGACAACAGTCCCACATCAGTCTGGCTCTGCTTAGAAGCAAACGAGATGTGCAGCGTCAGAAACGCAGTTATCTCTATTATGATCCGGTTAATATAACGGAAACAATCACACGGGattttcttaacaaaattgtCAGCAGCATTATTGATTTTGAACGGCAACATTTGG ACTTTGCCGCTGATCACATCGAATTATCCAATCCTATTCACGTATCCACGGATGAACTGAGCAACAACTGA